The region aaaggaatataaataaaCTTCCATTTGAGCCGAGAGGTGATGCCTACAAGAGTCACTCTGAGGGAGCAATGCTGAGTGGCACCGGGAGCTGCTGGCTGTGGTGCTGGCACAAGTCCTGTAGCATCACTCTCTGGGTGCCCATGGGCTCAGAGTCATCCTTGTGGTTCTCTGGAGCCCTGGATTCTAGCAGACTTTGGAGAGATGCCCTGAGCTGACATAGAGAGCTGTAGGAAGTCAGGCTCACACCTGTTTCTGTCCCTAGGCGAGCACCTGGCGGCCCTGCTGATCACCCGCGCGGCCGCCACCTTCTTCCAGGATGGACCAGCTGGGGACATGCTGCGGGACCTACAGGAGGCCTTCCGCGAGAGCCCCGCCGGCGCACGGAAGCAGTTCCAGGCCCTGCTGTCCGCGGAGGACCGCGAACGCCTGCAGACACAGGCGCAGGAGGCCGCGGGCCTGGGCTTTGCCCGCTTCCTGGAGGCTGTGCGAAGCCGCGAGCTGCGCCGGGATGCAGACCGCGAGCTCTTGGTTCCCGTGACGCGCGCGCTCCGCGTCCTGCTTCGCGTGGCACCTGCCCGACAGCGACCAGCGCTGGGCATCCGACTGGCCGAGTGCCTGCTGCTGGCCGGGGACGTGGCGGGGGCTCGCGCGCAGTGTGAGCGCCTCCTCCGTCCCAGGCGTCCGGGGGAGCGCGCGGGGGACCGCACCGGAGAGCACGCGCCGCTGCTAGCGCTGCGCGGCTTCTGCGCGCTGCACGCGGGGGATGCGCGGCGCGCGCGCGAGGacttccaggcagtggtggagcgcGCGGCGCCGCACGCGGGAGGCTGCGTGCGCGCGCTGTGCGGCCGAGGGCTGCTACGCGTGCTGGCGGGTAGCGCCTTCCTGGGCGCGCTGGACTATGTCACCGCCTGCCGGCTGCGACCGGAGGAGGCGCTGCTGATCGCCAAGGCCTACGTGCCCTGGAACCAGCGTGGGCTGCTGCTGACCGTGCTGCGGGAGGAGGGCCGCAAGATGCTGCGGCGCTCGCCGAGCTACGCGGGGAAGGCTGCGCAGGCGCAGGAGGGGTGAGAACCTGCGCCGCGCCGGAGGTGGAGAAGCTAGCAAGGAGAGTCTGATATTTGCGCTGGGATCCGCTAGATGGCTTCCCTATGCCAAGTTCGGGATCTGGATCCAGGGCTGAGATCTCAGGATCCTGGGTCTCAGAAAGTGGTGCCCTGCGGGCGTTCTCCCCTTAAAGTTAGGAACAAGCTGGAGGTGttggctcacacctgcaatcccagcacttggaagattgGTGCAGGAGGACAGCCTGAGCtccacagtgaattccaggcctgcctgggctacatacagagtgagactttgtctcaaaagcacaaaatgcaaacaaaccaGAAAGTCAAAATCGAaaggggcaggaggcaggagaaatggcttaACAGTTAAGCGTGAGTGCTGATAGCCTAGTTTCCAGCAGCCTGCCTTACGTAGCTCACCtcagcctataactccagcttcagaggaatTCCATGcctctggccttcaagggcactTGCCCTCATATacgtacatactcacacatgctctcacacacaatgttcaaaataattttcttgttttatttttttttaatttttttttatttgctggaTTGTAtttgtatcacatgtgtgcagtgccagcaaaagccagaagagggtgtcagctcttGGGAATTACAATTGTGGTcaccaagtggatgctgggaatcgaaccccaGTCTTCTGGGAAAGTccttttaaccactgaggcacctctctgccctctccccaccactagcacacacactttttcctttttaaatggaaaaaacaaaatccttgaACATTAGTTCCCTGCCGTGTATAGTTctggttgtttctttttgtgCATGTCTCAAAATACAGAGTTTTTGCTGAAGCTGTAGCTAGTCCCACCTGCAGTAGATAATGagttttaagtttctctttgtTGCTAAATGATTTTGTGACACCTTGTCTCTAGAACGCTTTGTCTTAAAGAGGGGACAGGTGTAGCTCTGGCTCAGTGGGCAGCTCCAAGGAAGGGTCTTTGATTTCAAttgctgcctcccctccccttccagaCACACGTGACACACTGCTGCCTGGTGTGTGCACCTCCAGCTGCCTATCCCTCCCCCACCACTGTCAgtccacaccccacacctccccATGAGCTTCCTCTGCCCTGGTGTGAATTGCTGTTATGTTTCTTTGTGATGAACCCAGCAAAGCTAAACCATCGATTCTTGTGTTTACAAAAAAGGAAACTGAAGTGGAGTCTGCTGGGGTCCTCAGGCAGATTTGGTGCCTACTTCTGTGTAGTGTCTGCCCCATGGGATGGtaggaggagcagggagagagagtgaaggaGCAGGTTAGGAATCTGGACAGAGGTGATGTGATGGTCCCTCTGCAGCTCATTGGGAAAGGAGCTACCCAGACTATAGGCATGGATGGGAACAAGGTTCACCTGAGCCCTGACCTCAATGGAGGGGATGTAGAAAAAGGCCTGTCCCACACTGAGCCCCCCTCTTCATAGGGATGCCTATGGTGTTTACCAGCTGGCCATGCTGTTAATTGGGATGGATGCAGAGGACGAGACTTCCTGCCTCTTGGCGGCTGATGCCCTGTACCGCTTGGGCCGTCTGGATGATGCTCACAAATCCTTGCTGGTGGCTCTTTCCCAGAGGCCCCAGGCAGCCCCTGTGCTGGTGCGGCTGGCCCTACTTCAGCTGCGGAGGGGCTTCTGCTATGATGCCAACCAGGTGAGTCGACCTAGGTGGGCTGGTGCAGGGAGGAATGAACACAGCATTGCAGGGGACACTATGTATCCTGTGGCCCCAGATACATGTGGCCTTGTGGAAAAGGTAGGACCCACTTCACACCTGTATCCAGCCCTTGCCTCTCTgaccctcagcttcctcatctgtgcCTGCTTTTGTAAATTGTCTAGGGAATTGGCTGAGGTCCCTGGGACCTGGGAGGTTCCTGCTTACACTAGTTGCTTCTGATTTGCTTTGGCTGTGGTATAATGGAAAGTGGCCAAGAACTAATGCTTCATAGACTGAGTTCTTACTCAATCCTCCCAGATAAGCTGGACTTGAACATAACTTAGCCTGGGATAGAAGTATGGGTTTCACAAGACCCCTGACTCTGCTTGCCAGCCTCTGAGAACCCTCCCCTGGAATGGGGAGTTTAGAACCTGACTTAGGTGTAGTAGGGCTTTCTGTTTTCACTGAAGTCCTGTTTCTGGGGGATTTCAGGCCTCAAAGTCTGGGCTGAAGGACCAGCCAGCCTCTTTGTTCTTCTCTGCCCTAGCTGGAATCTTGATCCCCTGGGCAGACAAGTAGGTAGAAAGATCACCCTAGAACCAACCAATCTCTTTCTAGCAGGGAAGGGAGTCTGTACCAGGCCCATGAGAAACAATGTTTCATCTCCCAgacagaagtcatggagggaggAGATTGTGTCTGCCTGAGGACACCTAGCTAGAGCCTGTAAGACCCTTGGCTCTTGGACTACACCTTCTGAGTTCCCGTCACATGCTGTTCTGAAGGTCCCTTGCACAGGCTTGTTGTTCGAGCCTTCCTTGGATCAGCATGTTGGAGTGGGGTCTCCACCCAGGCGACTCAGGGAAAGGAGAGTCCCACCCCACCTGGTCACTTTGCAGATTGGGCTTTTGCTCTGCCCAGCGCTTCCTTGCTCCCTTCATCcctgtccttgttggaggaggcacaGTAGATGGAGACAAACACACCTTCAAAGGCTTAAGTGGCTGGGGCTGCAATTCATGGAAAACTTTCCAGGGCTCAGAATAAACTCCAGGCTTGTAgaaacagagccaggcatggaTAGGAAGAAAAGGGGGCGGGCCTGTGGAGAGGACTGCAATGACTCTGATCTCACATCCACAGCTAGTAAAGAAGGTAGCCCAGTCTGGAGACACTGCCTGCCTCCAGCACATGCTGGACATCTTCCATCATGAGGACCTGCAGCTGCTGCAAGACCACTGCCATACACGGGCATTAAGCATTCTGCGGGCTCGGCCAGGTGGGTCAGACAGCGAGGCCCACACCAGGGAAGCCATCGCCTATCTCTCTTTGGCCATCTTTGCTGCAGGTAGGAACCCCCATCAGCCTCAGAGGTCCAATCCTGTGCCAGGTGCATGGGGCACGTGGGATTTGTGAACAAGCTTGCTTCTCAATATCCTGCACCCTGGAGCCTCCAGGGTGTGGACAAGATGGGACCATTCACCAAGAGTACCTAGTATTGGAACTCCTGGCTGTCCATAAACATACCAAGGCTTCAGAAGGGCCTGGGCTAACTGAGACACTGCCCTGCTCCTGGACTGCCCTCCACTGCATGCTCCATGCTGAGGTGTAGGCCAGACCTTGGCTCCCCTGAACCTTTCACAGTAGTGACAGGTTCTGTATGGTCACACCTGCCCTCCATACATTGCCAAGCCATCCCATCTGGGTTGCAGCAGGCCTGCCCTGGGTGTGCTGGAGTGACTCAGTGTGTGAgtgccatggtgcacatacaaGTCCCTGGACAGTGACATGGCCAGGGCTGGGGGTAGTGTGATCATGCCGATTGAGGTGACTTGTACTGGCATCTCTCCACTGCTCCTCCTCAGAGTAAGTGGAAGAGAGCCCATGGGAGGGAAGTGGTTAGTGAACTGATTCCTGAGTTCACTGTGTGGTTCCCTGGGGGAACACCAGACAGATATACAGAAGGACTCTGGAGGAAGCATTCTGTTTGGTAGTCAAGCTGTGCCTGaccacattttcttccttcagagtTCCTTCCCAGAGTTCACTAGGAACTGCAGCCCACCTTGAGCCTCATACTGTACCTACTCTGTGCTTCTACCCTGGCCTAACATGTCCTACTCAACCCCTGCCTACTCCCCCCAAAACAGAGCCATAGACTTTTCTTGAACACCCCAACCATCTGCCAGTACTCCCAGGCTTCAGCTGTCCTGGTTGGGTTTCTCTTGCCCTGTGGCCATTAACCCTGGCTACCTGGCTCTGTCTCTGTACCCAGTGGGGTGGTTGCTCCCCAGGGTGGACCTTACATCCCCATGCCCACCAAGGTTGAGCACTAGATGGGACCCAGGACAAGAGAGCCAGCCAAAGCTGTGCCTGaccacattttcttccttcaggGAGTGGAGCCAGTGAGTCCCTCCTTGTCCGAGCCCGCTGTTACGGGCTCCTGGGTCAGAAGAAGACAGCCATGTTTGATTTCAACGCCATACTTCGGGAGGAACCAGGAAATGTGAAAGCTCTGTGTGGACGAGCTCTCGTGCATCTGGCCCTGGACCAGCTGCAGGTGCCAGCCCATCCTCCCCACCTGGGGCTGGGCAAGCAGGAGTGAGGGAGACCATGGtgctgccttcctcctctcctgaaGGAGGGTGAGCAAGATCAGGCCTTCCAGCCCTCAGGGTGTACATTGGGACTCCATGttctcccaccctccaccccgcTACAAGCACTTGCAGGGATCAAAAGCCACATTCCCACAGATCCACCTTTGAGTAATCCTGCCTTTCATGCTCCAATACCTCAGTGTGTGTGGATAGGTGTGCAAGCCCTGGGGGCAGCTAGTGGATCTTAAATATTTCCACAGTGAATGTGGGCGGTGGGTAGGCCATGGATAGTCGGAGCAGAGAAGGTAGAAAGCTGGATGGGACCGACTTTCTGAGTCTCCTGGGGAGGGAATGATCCATCCCACTCCGACACTCATGGGCTCTCCTTCCTTGCAGGAAGCTATGGATGACATGGTCTCTGCCCTGAAGCTTGACCCGGGCACTGTTACCCCAGAGATTCTCTCCCTGAAGACAGAAGTTCAGTTGCCCCTCACCCAGGGCCTGTACACTCGCTGCCGGGTCCTCCTGAACCAGTGTCTGAACACTGGGGTGCCCCTCAGGGAAGAGGACACCCAAGGCCTCCTTGCCATGGGGAAGGCACTGATTAGAATAAATGCTACACAGCCCAATTGGCACCTGCTTCTCACAGACATCCTTACAGGACTGGGTATGTGTAAGGGCAGGGGACATGGGTCTCTGGGCCACATTCCCAACCCTTAGTGTTTCTCCCTGTGAAGTGGAGAAGGGACTCTGAACTATGGCTTCTAACACTCCAAATCCTCCAACCCCTGTGGGGCCTGTGGAATGGCAACTCTGgatttctctgtttgtttgtttgtttcgttggttgatatatttttttgagacggggtttctctgtgtgttgtgtccggctttggctgtcctgaaacttgctctgtagaccagtctggcctcaaacttagaaaatcacctgtccctgcctcctgaatgctggggttaaaggtgtgtcctACCACTGCCTGGGTTTACCCTCTGGTTTTTCAAGTCACATCCCTCTGCTGGCAGAGGGAAGACCCCAAGAAGGATTTGTACATCCACTTGTGCCATGTGGGTCTCTGTCGCCCTTGTTTGAAGGGACGCTCTCTGAAACCTACCTTTGCCCTCCAAAGACTTCAGGGGGGTGGGCTACCTCTCAGCTCTACTATTACCTGAGCTAAGTCTGCACCCATCAACTGGACTCCACCCAAGACAGAGTAGGGGACATCAGAGTAGCTCCCTGGGGctagatgcctgccttcctgggcATGCCTCCATCCCAGCCACACCTACACTCATTGAACATCTTTCCCTGGTCCCCACAGGCAAGTATCAGGAGGCCGGCACCCACTTGCAAGAAGCACTACACCTCACCCCATCATCAGAGGCTGCCCAGGCCCGGCGAGGCTTGCTCCAGCTTAAAAAAGGAGATGTGTCAGCTGCTGCCCATGGCTTGCAGTGCCTGGCAGAGAGAGATACTCAGGACCTTGGCTTCCTGTTACGCCTCCTTGACTCCCCAGAGCGGCAGAGTCTTGCGCAGGTATGTATTAGTCCACAAGCCCTATGCTGACCTTGCCCCAGCACCAGGAGCCCCAGATCCACACTCACCCCAGGCAGCCCTTCCCTTCTTGATGCTAGCTGGCTTCCACACTCACCCCAGGCAGCCCTTCCCTTCTTGATGCTAGCCGGCTTTCTTGGGTTTGGGATGAGATAGAGTAAGAAGCCCTGGACCTGGCCAAGGAAGATCTCTGGAAATACTATCCCTGTTTCTTTGCTGTGCATGCAAGCCACAGGTAACTGGGGCTGAGGAACCTCGTCCTGGTACAAGGCCCACCCCAGGACCCAGATCAGGGCATATAGgtcctgttgtgttttataaaaagaaagaaaaaacctggATATGCTTATAGAGGCACGGTACTGGTGGGAGGTGGAAGGGGGTACCTCTGGGGGCCCATGTGGAgacatcccttcctcctgaggtaccagccatatgatggtatgaaatatattatgaaatagagtttatttaggggatggggagggaaattgagggaggagagagagagagagagagagagagagagaggagagaggccatgaagatgtggaggggggaggggaatggggacagaagagacagaagggaagagagtaagagagtgaggagggggcaaacagctcTCTTTATACTGAGTCGGGCACACCTGTATGTtgccaggtgtcttagttagggttttactgctgtgaacaaacaccctgaccaaggcaactcttttttttttttttaaatgtgagtgagtacactgttgctgtcttcagatatgcCAGAAGAGGTCTtctgatcctattacagatggttgtgagccaccatgtggttgctgggaattgaactcaggacctctgaaaggcAACCTCgtaaaagacatttaattggggctgacttacagattcagaggttcagtccattatcatcaaggcgggaacatggcagcatccaggcaggcatggtacaggagaagctgagagttctacatcttcatctgaaggctgctagcagaatactggcttctaggcagctaggatgagggtcttcaagtccaccaccacagtgacacacctactccaacagggccacaccttctaatagtgccctGGGcggagcatatacaaaccatcataccaggtaactgtggggtggagcctagaaggaatgctaacaggtCCAGGCTTTAGGCCTTGGGGTCAGAGGGAACCAAGTCAAGAGTTGACATGGGGCAAGACAAGTGTTACTCCAAATGCCTTCCTGTCAGTTGTTCGGAGTTCTGCCAGTCACGTGACATGGAAAAGGGCCTATCAGAGAGTGGCTGAAACAGGAGAGTCGGCTGAACCGTGTTGAATGCTTCCTAAAGCAAAGGACCTGCTGCCTGGGAAAGGCAAACAGGACTGTGGTACTGGCTGGAGTTGAACCGAGGGGAACGTCTAGGCTGTAGGCTATGAACTCTATAGAATAGTGTTCTGTAATATAGAGTTCTAAGGATTAAAGCCTCTAAGAAGGGAGGGCCAGGGACATGGCTTGTGAACTAAGAGAAAGGGGTAAGATAAAGTGTCTGAACATCCAGGGAAGGTGGGCAAGAGTCCACAAGCTTACGCAGGTTCAGGACCTAGGGAGTCCTGAGTGGGGCTAGGGTTGTCTTTGAGGTCCTGGTGCCAGATAGGAGTCCCAGaactggagtggggtggggaagtgAGATCCTGAAACTTCAAAAGGGTCGGGAGGGGAATCCTGATCCCAAAGCTCTAGGACTGGAGAACCCTGAGTTCCTGAGGTCCGGGAGGGGGCAGTCCTGGAGCTAAAGCAGGGAAAGGGAACTTGAGGTGGAGCGCTTGGGAGCTTCCCGAACTCCAAGAAGAGAATCAGGAAAACACTGGCGAAATCCAAAGGCCtaagggggcgggggggcgggcgGGTCTTAGACACCAGGGGCTGGGTTTGGCAAGGCAGCTTTCGGTTGCCCAGCAACAGGGGCCAACCCGGAAGTGACCTTTCTGGCTTCCTGCCACGAGGCAGTCTCACTACCCCGCCTCTCCGCCCCCAGCGTGGTCCTTATGTACTGCGCCTGCGTTTGCAGAGCTGTTGTCCCTCCCCGAGCTGGGCGGAGCGGAGCTCAGAGCTTGAGAGGCTGGGTCTGtgtttaagcattttttttttaagcttttgaaTCCCTTCTATCTGTACCCAGCAGCCACGTGGACCATGCAGCAAGGAGGGCAAGAGGCTCTTGCGAGGTCACACAGCAGGGAACAAGAAAAGCGGGTGCTCTTGTGCGAGCCTCAGAGCCTTGAGTCCTCCATGGGAGCCTTCAGTCTAGTGTTGGGAGACTGTGGTGTTTTCTCCCTTTAGGAGTGACTCTGCCCGGGATGCTCGGAGCTTTACCTGCCTCTGAAGGCTTTAAGAGTTTATGGTGGTGTATGCTGTGAGACTGGATGCAgttaaaagggggagggagggacccagAGGCCCGTCTCAGGTTCTGTGGAACCGTTGTAGGTTATTGAGCAGAGGAGGAATTCTGTGAGTCTAACGAATTTATGCTGAGATGAAGTTGCCTGCCTTCATAGTGGCCTAGAGAAACAGGATCAGGGAGGAGGAGATGAAAATGTTTAGCAACTTCGGGTGCAAACCTGTCTGCTCCGGAAACAACGTTGCCTTCAGGGACTATGGGGAGGTGGACATACTGGGCCAGCCCCAGCCCTCAGTCACAGGAGGAAGCCAGTCCCTTACCCCTATCCATGACCAGGCCTCCAGAGTGTGGGTGTCTTCTGCACAGGGAGGGGACCAGACACCAGCAGAGGCTGACTATGTCCAGAGACTTAACTCTGAGCTCTTTCCCTGTGTCCCCTTCACAGACAGCTGCCAAGGAAGCAAGCAACATCTTGGATTTAGGGAATCCAGGGCAGGCACTGAGCTACTGTTCTTTGGCCATCCTGGCCGGAGGCAACAATCCTTACTATCTACGTGTCCGAGTGGCCTGCTTGACCCAGCTGCAGGAGTATGACAGGGCACTCAGGGACCTGGACCGGGTGCTGCAGCACCCTgcagaggacagtgacctgccaaGACGGTCGGAAGATTTCTGCACCCAGGGTCGCCTGCTTCTGAGCCTGGGGGATAAGGATGGAGCCGCAGGGGCCTTTACCCAGGCTTTGGCCCTGGCACCAGCCCAGGCTCAAAACAGCCTGTTGGAGCAACCAGGCCAGGCCATGACAGCCAGTGTGTTCTTGATCCATGGCCAGCGCTGTCTAGAGGAGCAGCACTTTGAGGAGGCCTGGACAGCAGTCCAGAATGGACTCCTGGTGGACCCCAGCCACAGTGGGCTAAAGAAACTGAAGCTGAGAACTCGCAAGGTGGCCACCTCTGGCTGCAGACTACACTAACCTGCTTGACTCCTCTACCAGTACCACTTCTCATCTAGGATGCGCCTGGCTCCCCAGATCCAAGAGTGGTTCTCTCCGCTGGCCACCCTTGCCTGTCCTTTGCTGTGGGATTAGAGGAGAAACTTCCTGCGTATACAGAGCAGCTGGCctgggtggctcacagccccACTGCAGTGGGCAGCCTCAGTACTCTGCTTATACCTGGGACATGGGCAAGGTCAGGGTTAGCACCTCACGGCCTAGCGGGAGAGTCGCTGGCCCAAGGAGCCCTTTCTGGGGAAGGAGGCTGCTTAAAGCAGGCCTAGATTGCTCCAGATTCCTGGCTGCCTGTGTGGAACTGACCTTGCCTGGTCATCCTCCAGGGACCCAGTGCCCATGCCAGCAAGCACAGCCCAGG is a window of Mus caroli chromosome 4, CAROLI_EIJ_v1.1, whole genome shotgun sequence DNA encoding:
- the Ttc34 gene encoding tetratricopeptide repeat protein 34 produces the protein MSAQELVACLCQEGDKHLALEELPLATAFYLAAFSCHAPSAVRHVQALLAESPGAPVVATLESWCCGDSQIPAIHWDGMTVVSLTGPLASAFLGAICPDHPATVLYLLAGLLAQGRHVEVVQRCNTLLDAHSKQALELQLTRALAWVLSVDQTREGIAAYLQNFASSAARTVAFIRSHQQPYLPKLLGCLQNYLSGHPKTSASQQETNCRGLLEALDPRGSWMGAMSPEALLRRGRFEDCRAACSRDLQPDSTGSRPQGEHLAALLITRAAATFFQDGPAGDMLRDLQEAFRESPAGARKQFQALLSAEDRERLQTQAQEAAGLGFARFLEAVRSRELRRDADRELLVPVTRALRVLLRVAPARQRPALGIRLAECLLLAGDVAGARAQCERLLRPRRPGERAGDRTGEHAPLLALRGFCALHAGDARRAREDFQAVVERAAPHAGGCVRALCGRGLLRVLAGSAFLGALDYVTACRLRPEEALLIAKAYVPWNQRGLLLTVLREEGRKMLRRSPSYAGKAAQAQEGDAYGVYQLAMLLIGMDAEDETSCLLAADALYRLGRLDDAHKSLLVALSQRPQAAPVLVRLALLQLRRGFCYDANQLVKKVAQSGDTACLQHMLDIFHHEDLQLLQDHCHTRALSILRARPGGSDSEAHTREAIAYLSLAIFAAGSGASESLLVRARCYGLLGQKKTAMFDFNAILREEPGNVKALCGRALVHLALDQLQEAMDDMVSALKLDPGTVTPEILSLKTEVQLPLTQGLYTRCRVLLNQCLNTGVPLREEDTQGLLAMGKALIRINATQPNWHLLLTDILTGLGKYQEAGTHLQEALHLTPSSEAAQARRGLLQLKKGDVSAAAHGLQCLAERDTQDLGFLLRLLDSPERQSLAQTAAKEASNILDLGNPGQALSYCSLAILAGGNNPYYLRVRVACLTQLQEYDRALRDLDRVLQHPAEDSDLPRRSEDFCTQGRLLLSLGDKDGAAGAFTQALALAPAQAQNSLLEQPGQAMTASVFLIHGQRCLEEQHFEEAWTAVQNGLLVDPSHSGLKKLKLRTRKVATSGCRLH